Proteins encoded together in one Pseudomonas sp. TCU-HL1 window:
- a CDS encoding YhfG family protein — protein MPAPSLQAKKAYFAKVRQSNYAASLRLEGFDVTPADADRKLPTREAVLDAYRNTQG, from the coding sequence ATGCCAGCCCCGTCTCTACAGGCAAAAAAGGCCTACTTCGCCAAGGTGCGCCAGTCTAACTATGCTGCCAGCCTTCGTTTGGAGGGCTTCGACGTGACTCCGGCCGATGCGGATCGCAAGCTGCCTACTCGCGAAGCTGTTCTGGACGCGTACCGCAACACGCAAGGCTGA
- a CDS encoding isocitrate/isopropylmalate dehydrogenase family protein: MHTLVVIPGDGIGREVVPVAVEALEKLLPDLKTVEVEAGWDCFQRTGCAVPEATFQALRGSGAGIFGAVSSPTGQRVPGYRSAILQLRQVLQLNTNLRPVRSWPGVSPRAGVDLMILRENSEGLYSGREHWESEGVAIAERVISRDATEALARRALEVAKARKARRITLVHKANVLPLTCGLFRDTCREVLEGEGWAAELDERLVDLAALQLVEQPEAFDLIVTTNLFGDILSDLACHWSGGLGLAPSLNWGNGIALAEPVHGSAPDIAGSGRANPIAAILGTALLLRYHWQKPALAKRLETAVENFLREEGKADFGFETTQVVGQGILGAL, encoded by the coding sequence ATGCACACGCTAGTCGTCATCCCCGGAGACGGCATCGGCCGCGAAGTGGTGCCGGTGGCAGTGGAGGCCCTGGAGAAACTCCTGCCCGACCTGAAAACGGTGGAAGTCGAGGCCGGCTGGGATTGCTTCCAGCGCACCGGTTGCGCCGTGCCCGAGGCCACCTTCCAGGCCCTGCGTGGCAGCGGGGCGGGCATCTTCGGTGCCGTCTCGTCACCCACCGGCCAGCGCGTGCCTGGCTACCGCAGCGCGATCCTGCAACTGCGCCAGGTGCTTCAGCTCAACACCAATCTGCGCCCGGTCCGCAGTTGGCCCGGCGTCTCGCCCCGAGCGGGCGTGGACCTGATGATCCTGCGCGAGAACAGCGAAGGCCTCTACAGCGGCCGCGAGCACTGGGAATCCGAAGGCGTGGCCATCGCCGAACGGGTCATCAGCCGTGACGCCACCGAGGCTCTAGCCCGTCGCGCGCTGGAAGTGGCCAAGGCACGCAAGGCCCGGCGCATCACCCTGGTCCACAAGGCCAACGTCCTGCCCCTGACATGCGGACTGTTCCGCGACACCTGCCGCGAAGTGCTGGAAGGGGAGGGCTGGGCCGCCGAACTCGACGAACGCCTGGTGGACCTCGCCGCCCTGCAACTGGTGGAACAGCCAGAAGCCTTCGATCTGATCGTCACCACCAACCTCTTCGGCGACATCCTCTCTGACCTTGCCTGCCACTGGAGCGGCGGCCTGGGCCTGGCGCCCTCGCTCAACTGGGGCAACGGAATCGCCCTCGCCGAACCCGTCCACGGCAGCGCCCCCGACATCGCCGGCAGCGGCCGCGCCAACCCCATCGCCGCCATCCTCGGCACCGCCCTGCTGCTGCGCTACCACTGGCAGAAACCCGCCCTTGCCAAACGCCTGGAAACTGCTGTGGAAAACTTCCTGCGTGAAGAAGGCAAAGCCGACTTCGGCTTTGAAACCACCCAGGTGGTGGGGCAGGGCATCCTGGGCGCTCTGTAA
- the pth gene encoding aminoacyl-tRNA hydrolase, whose product MTAIQLIVGLGNPGPEYDQTRHNAGALFVERLADREHVNLSLDKKYFGLVGKYSHQGRDVRLLIPTTYMNRSGQSVAALAGFFRIPPEAILVAHDELDMPPGVAKLKTGGGHGGHNGLRDIIAQLGNQNSFHRLRLGIGHPGHSSLVSGFVLGRAPRSEQELLDTSIDFALDVMPELLAGDLTRAMQKLHSRKA is encoded by the coding sequence GTGACTGCCATCCAACTGATCGTCGGCCTGGGTAACCCCGGCCCCGAATACGACCAGACCCGGCATAACGCAGGGGCCCTTTTCGTTGAGCGCCTGGCCGACCGCGAACACGTCAACCTGAGCCTCGACAAGAAGTACTTCGGCCTGGTCGGGAAATACTCCCATCAAGGTCGCGACGTTCGCCTGCTGATCCCCACCACCTACATGAACCGCAGCGGCCAGTCCGTAGCGGCCCTGGCTGGGTTCTTCCGCATTCCGCCCGAGGCCATCCTGGTGGCCCACGACGAACTCGACATGCCCCCCGGCGTCGCCAAGCTCAAGACCGGCGGCGGCCACGGTGGCCACAACGGGTTGCGCGACATCATCGCCCAACTCGGCAACCAGAATTCGTTCCATCGCCTGCGGCTTGGCATCGGCCATCCGGGGCACAGCAGCCTGGTTTCCGGCTTCGTTCTTGGCCGCGCCCCGCGCAGCGAACAGGAACTGCTCGACACCAGCATCGATTTCGCCCTCGACGTGATGCCAGAACTGCTCGCCGGTGACCTCACCCGCGCCATGCAGAAACTGCACAGTCGAAAGGCCTGA
- a CDS encoding DNA-binding protein translates to MDAVRKRALQLIRTVGPKHLSELGGKNYERWRNISGGKIRISTEELGILADAYPQYALWLISGRVEPEHGHRSPDYDDAES, encoded by the coding sequence ATGGACGCTGTAAGAAAAAGAGCACTCCAGCTAATCCGGACGGTTGGCCCCAAGCACCTGAGTGAGCTCGGCGGAAAAAACTACGAACGCTGGAGAAACATCAGTGGCGGGAAGATCAGGATCAGCACCGAGGAGTTGGGAATTCTTGCCGATGCATATCCGCAATACGCCCTTTGGCTGATTTCCGGAAGGGTTGAGCCGGAGCATGGACATCGAAGTCCGGACTATGACGATGCCGAGAGCTAA
- the ispE gene encoding 4-(cytidine 5'-diphospho)-2-C-methyl-D-erythritol kinase, whose amino-acid sequence MHDAQLVLPAPAKLNLMLHILGRRADGYHELQTLFQFLDHGDELGFSPRQDDEIHLRTEVPGVPHDSNLIVRAARKLQAESGCRLGADIWLDKRLPMGGGIGGGSSDAATTLLALDRLWNLGWSEDRLAALGLSLGADVPVFVRGRAAFAEGVGEELTPVELPEPWFLVAVPQVFVSTAEVFSDPELTRDTPPIKVRSLLEGGGRNDCQPVVEKRYPDVRNALILLSKFTSARLTGTGACVFGSFPSKGDADKVSRQLPATLPSFVAQGRNISMLHRKLQGLA is encoded by the coding sequence ATGCACGACGCGCAACTCGTCCTGCCGGCCCCGGCCAAGCTCAACCTCATGCTGCACATCCTCGGTCGTCGTGCCGATGGCTATCACGAGCTGCAGACCCTCTTTCAGTTTCTCGACCATGGCGACGAACTGGGTTTCTCCCCGCGCCAGGACGATGAAATCCACCTGCGCACGGAGGTGCCCGGCGTTCCCCATGACAGCAACCTGATCGTGCGCGCAGCCCGCAAGCTGCAGGCCGAATCCGGCTGCCGGCTTGGCGCCGACATCTGGCTGGACAAACGCCTGCCGATGGGTGGCGGTATTGGCGGCGGCAGCTCGGATGCCGCCACCACCCTGCTCGCCCTGGATCGCTTGTGGAACCTGGGCTGGAGCGAAGACCGACTTGCCGCCCTGGGGCTCTCGCTGGGAGCCGATGTGCCCGTGTTCGTACGCGGTCGCGCGGCCTTCGCCGAGGGTGTTGGCGAGGAACTGACTCCCGTGGAACTGCCGGAGCCCTGGTTCCTCGTCGCAGTGCCGCAAGTCTTTGTCAGCACAGCAGAAGTTTTCTCCGATCCCGAGTTGACACGGGATACTCCGCCCATTAAAGTTCGCAGCCTTCTTGAGGGGGGCGGTCGAAACGACTGCCAGCCGGTGGTCGAGAAGCGTTACCCGGATGTACGTAACGCGCTGATCTTGTTGAGTAAATTCACTTCAGCTAGATTGACCGGCACTGGAGCTTGTGTGTTTGGGAGCTTCCCAAGCAAAGGCGATGCTGATAAAGTCTCGCGCCAACTTCCGGCCACTCTGCCGAGCTTTGTCGCTCAGGGGCGTAACATCTCGATGTTGCACCGCAAGCTTCAAGGTCTGGCTTGA
- a CDS encoding tetratricopeptide repeat protein, with translation MNRSLALLTALLFLGGCQSLTHKSPDGTPPVEEGNQASAPAKPEVYGSFSRETLYALLAAELAGQRNRFDIALGNYVQQANATQDPAVAERAFRIAEYLGADQAALDSSLIWAKNAPDNLDAQRAAAVQLARAGRYDEAMAYMEKVLQGQGDTHFDFLALSAAETDADTRAGLLQSFDRLLAKHPDNSQLVFGKSVLLQQDGRTEEALALLEGLPADDKEIAPILLRARLLQSLKRGNETLPLLQKAIKQHPDDKRLRLTYARMLVEQGRLDEAKSEFSGLVQQFPDDDDLRYSLALVCLEGEAWDEAQVYLEELVDRGSHVDSAHFNLGQIYEKRGDKNSALIEYALVGPGNDYLPAQMRQVEILLESGRADEAEARLAKARETQPDYAIQLYLIEAESLAERQQPERAWKVIHEGLQQFPDDLNLLYTRAMLAEKRNDLAQLEKDLRFIIEREPENAMALNALGYTLADRTTRYDEAKQLVEQAHKLNPDDPAILDSLGWVNYRMGNLNDAERLLRQALQEFPDHEVAAHLGEVLWARGKQVEARKVWADALQKQPDSAILRDTLQRLTGSGNL, from the coding sequence ATGAATAGATCCCTCGCGTTGCTGACCGCCCTGCTGTTTCTCGGCGGCTGTCAGAGCTTGACCCACAAGTCTCCGGACGGCACCCCACCGGTCGAGGAAGGCAACCAGGCCTCCGCACCCGCCAAGCCCGAGGTCTATGGTTCGTTCAGCCGCGAAACCCTCTACGCCCTGCTCGCCGCCGAACTGGCCGGACAGCGCAACCGTTTCGACATCGCCCTTGGCAATTACGTCCAACAGGCCAATGCCACCCAGGACCCGGCTGTCGCCGAGCGCGCCTTCCGCATAGCCGAATACCTCGGCGCCGACCAGGCCGCCCTGGATTCTTCCCTGATCTGGGCCAAGAACGCCCCAGACAATCTCGACGCCCAACGCGCTGCCGCCGTGCAGTTGGCCCGCGCCGGACGCTACGACGAAGCCATGGCTTATATGGAGAAGGTGCTCCAGGGCCAAGGCGACACCCACTTCGACTTCCTCGCGCTGTCCGCGGCGGAAACCGACGCCGATACCCGCGCCGGCTTGCTGCAGAGCTTCGACCGCCTGCTGGCCAAGCACCCGGACAACAGCCAACTGGTATTCGGCAAGTCCGTGCTGCTGCAACAGGATGGTCGGACCGAAGAAGCGTTGGCGCTGCTCGAAGGCCTGCCGGCCGACGACAAGGAAATCGCCCCCATCCTGCTTCGTGCCCGCCTGCTGCAAAGTCTCAAGCGTGGCAATGAGACCCTGCCCTTGCTGCAGAAAGCCATCAAGCAGCACCCGGATGACAAGCGTCTGCGCCTGACCTACGCCCGCATGCTGGTGGAACAGGGCCGCCTGGACGAAGCCAAGTCCGAGTTCTCGGGGCTGGTCCAGCAATTTCCCGATGACGACGACCTGCGCTACTCCCTGGCGCTGGTCTGCCTGGAAGGCGAAGCCTGGGACGAAGCCCAGGTCTACCTGGAGGAGCTGGTCGACCGCGGCAGCCACGTCGACTCGGCCCACTTCAACCTTGGCCAGATCTACGAGAAACGCGGCGACAAGAACAGTGCGTTGATCGAGTACGCTCTCGTCGGCCCCGGCAACGACTACCTGCCTGCGCAGATGCGCCAGGTGGAAATCCTGCTGGAAAGCGGCCGCGCCGACGAAGCCGAGGCCCGCCTCGCCAAGGCGCGCGAAACCCAGCCGGACTACGCCATCCAGCTATACCTGATCGAGGCCGAGAGCCTGGCCGAACGGCAGCAGCCGGAGCGCGCCTGGAAGGTTATCCACGAGGGGCTGCAGCAGTTCCCGGACGACCTCAACCTGCTCTATACCCGCGCCATGCTGGCGGAAAAGCGCAACGACCTTGCCCAACTGGAGAAGGACCTGCGTTTCATCATCGAGCGTGAGCCGGAAAACGCCATGGCGCTGAATGCCCTCGGCTACACCCTGGCCGACCGCACCACCCGTTATGACGAAGCCAAGCAACTGGTCGAACAGGCCCACAAACTCAACCCGGACGACCCAGCCATCCTCGATAGCCTGGGCTGGGTGAATTACCGCATGGGCAACCTGAACGACGCCGAGCGCCTGCTGCGCCAGGCCCTGCAAGAGTTCCCCGACCATGAAGTGGCCGCCCACCTGGGCGAAGTGCTCTGGGCGCGCGGCAAGCAGGTCGAGGCCCGCAAGGTCTGGGCCGATGCCCTGCAGAAACAGCCCGACAGCGCCATTCTCCGTGACACCCTGCAACGCCTGACCGGCTCAGGAAACCTCTGA
- a CDS encoding HigA family addiction module antitoxin, with protein MRPIHPGEILREEFLEPLNITPAALARALHVSAPTINDIAREQRGITADIAIRLGRYFDTSAQFWMNMQSEYALATVYAAKGEAIEHEIEPLAAHG; from the coding sequence ATGCGACCTATACACCCGGGCGAGATCTTGCGCGAGGAGTTCCTGGAACCCCTCAACATCACCCCGGCTGCACTTGCTCGCGCACTTCACGTATCCGCCCCGACTATCAACGACATTGCACGTGAGCAGCGGGGCATCACGGCAGACATCGCCATTCGCCTGGGGCGCTACTTCGATACGTCCGCCCAGTTCTGGATGAACATGCAATCCGAGTACGCGCTGGCCACGGTGTACGCGGCAAAGGGCGAAGCCATTGAGCATGAGATAGAGCCACTGGCAGCGCACGGCTAG
- the can gene encoding carbonate dehydratase: protein MSDLQELIDNNARWAENIKQRDPDFFEKLSKQQVPEFLWIGCSDARVPANEIVGMLPGDLFVHRNVANVVLHTDLNCLSVIQYAVDVLKVKHILVTGHYGCGGVRAAMRDVQYGLIDGWLRTIRDLYYDQRDHLATFATEEERVDRLCELNVIQQVANVSHTTIVQNAWHRGQELSVHGCIYGIKDGIWKNLNVTVSGMEQLPPQYRLRPLGQS from the coding sequence ATGAGCGACCTGCAAGAGCTGATCGACAACAACGCGCGCTGGGCCGAGAACATCAAGCAGCGCGATCCGGATTTCTTCGAAAAGCTGTCCAAGCAGCAGGTTCCGGAATTCCTCTGGATCGGCTGTTCCGACGCCCGCGTGCCGGCCAACGAAATCGTCGGCATGCTGCCCGGCGACCTCTTCGTCCACCGCAACGTGGCCAACGTGGTGTTGCACACCGACCTCAACTGCCTGTCGGTCATCCAGTACGCCGTGGACGTGCTCAAGGTGAAGCACATCCTGGTCACCGGCCACTACGGCTGCGGCGGCGTCCGCGCCGCCATGCGCGATGTGCAGTACGGTCTGATCGACGGCTGGCTGCGCACCATCCGCGACCTCTACTACGACCAGCGTGACCACCTGGCGACCTTCGCCACTGAGGAGGAGCGCGTCGACCGTCTCTGCGAGCTCAACGTGATCCAGCAGGTCGCCAACGTCAGCCACACCACCATCGTGCAAAACGCCTGGCACCGCGGCCAGGAGCTCTCCGTACACGGCTGCATCTACGGCATCAAGGACGGTATCTGGAAGAACCTCAACGTCACCGTCAGCGGCATGGAACAACTGCCGCCGCAGTACCGCCTGCGCCCACTAGGACAGAGTTGA
- the ychF gene encoding redox-regulated ATPase YchF encodes MGFNCGIVGLPNVGKSTLFNALTKSGIAAENFPFCTIEPNSGIVPMPDQRLNALAEIVKPERVIPTTMEFVDIAGLVAGASKGEGLGNKFLANIRETDAIAHVVRCFEDENVIHVSNSVDPKRDIEIIDLELIFADLDSCEKQLQKVARNAKGGDKDALAQKALLEKLIPHFSEGKPARSLLKNLGDEEKRLVRGFHLLTSKPVMYIANVAEDGFDNNPHLDVVRAIAEEEGAIVVPVCNKIEAEIAELDDGEEKDMFLEALGLEEPGLNRVIRAGYDLLNLQTYFTAGVKEVRAWTVRVGATAPQAAAVIHTDFEKGFIRAEVVAYDDFMQYKGENGAKEAGKWRLEGKEYIVKDGDVMHFRFNV; translated from the coding sequence ATGGGATTCAATTGCGGCATCGTCGGCCTGCCCAACGTCGGCAAGTCCACCCTGTTCAACGCCCTGACCAAGTCCGGCATTGCAGCGGAGAACTTCCCCTTCTGCACCATCGAGCCGAACAGCGGCATCGTGCCGATGCCCGACCAGCGCCTCAACGCCCTGGCTGAGATCGTCAAGCCCGAGCGTGTAATCCCCACTACCATGGAGTTCGTCGACATCGCCGGCCTGGTAGCAGGCGCCTCCAAAGGTGAAGGCCTGGGCAACAAGTTCCTCGCCAACATCCGCGAAACCGACGCCATTGCCCACGTGGTTCGCTGCTTCGAAGACGAGAACGTCATCCACGTCTCCAACAGCGTCGACCCCAAGCGCGACATCGAGATCATCGACCTCGAACTGATCTTCGCCGACCTCGACAGCTGCGAGAAGCAACTGCAGAAAGTCGCCCGTAACGCCAAAGGCGGCGACAAGGACGCCCTGGCGCAGAAAGCCCTGCTGGAAAAACTCATCCCCCACTTCAGCGAAGGCAAGCCCGCGCGCTCCCTGCTGAAGAACCTGGGCGACGAAGAGAAACGCCTCGTTCGCGGCTTCCACCTGCTCACCAGCAAGCCAGTGATGTACATCGCCAACGTTGCCGAAGACGGCTTCGACAACAACCCCCACCTGGACGTGGTGAGAGCCATCGCCGAAGAAGAAGGCGCCATCGTGGTTCCCGTCTGCAACAAGATCGAAGCTGAGATCGCCGAGCTGGACGACGGTGAAGAGAAGGACATGTTCCTCGAGGCTCTTGGCCTCGAAGAACCCGGCCTGAACCGCGTGATCCGCGCCGGCTACGACCTGCTCAACCTGCAGACCTACTTCACCGCTGGCGTGAAGGAAGTCCGCGCCTGGACCGTCCGCGTCGGCGCCACCGCCCCGCAGGCCGCTGCCGTGATCCACACCGACTTCGAAAAAGGCTTCATCCGCGCCGAAGTCGTCGCCTATGACGACTTCATGCAGTACAAGGGTGAAAACGGTGCCAAGGAAGCTGGCAAATGGCGCCTGGAGGGCAAGGAGTACATCGTCAAGGATGGCGACGTGATGCACTTCCGCTTCAACGTCTGA
- a CDS encoding 50S ribosomal protein L25/general stress protein Ctc — MTDFALNAEARSDLGKGASRRLRRNANLVPAVVYGGEKAPVSVSLLAKDLAKLLENEAAFSHVIALNVSGATETVLIKALQRHPAKGFVLHADFQRVVAGQKLSAHVPLHFINEATSVGVKQGGGEVSHTIAEVEVSCLPKDLPEFIEVDLAKVEVGQTVHLSDLKLPKGIELVALAHGNDLAVANIHASRVVKEEGEAE; from the coding sequence ATGACTGATTTCGCCCTGAATGCCGAAGCGCGTTCTGACCTGGGGAAAGGTGCGAGCCGCCGCCTGCGTCGTAACGCCAACCTGGTTCCCGCTGTTGTATACGGCGGCGAGAAAGCCCCGGTATCCGTAAGCCTGCTGGCCAAAGACCTGGCCAAGCTGCTGGAAAACGAAGCCGCTTTCAGCCACGTGATCGCACTGAACGTTTCCGGCGCTACCGAAACCGTTCTGATCAAGGCCCTGCAGCGTCACCCGGCCAAAGGCTTCGTACTGCACGCTGACTTCCAGCGCGTAGTTGCCGGCCAGAAACTGAGCGCCCACGTACCCCTGCACTTCATCAACGAAGCTACCTCCGTTGGCGTGAAGCAAGGCGGCGGCGAAGTTTCCCACACCATCGCTGAAGTCGAAGTCTCCTGCCTGCCGAAAGACCTGCCGGAGTTCATCGAAGTCGACCTGGCCAAGGTCGAAGTAGGTCAGACCGTTCACCTGTCCGACCTCAAGCTGCCGAAAGGTATCGAGCTGGTGGCCCTGGCCCACGGCAACGACCTGGCTGTGGCCAACATCCACGCCTCCCGCGTTGTGAAAGAAGAAGGCGAAGCCGAGTAA
- a CDS encoding ribose-phosphate pyrophosphokinase gives MSKMMVFTGNANPDLARRVVRQLHIPLGDASVGKFSDGEISAEINENVRGKDVFLIQPTCAPTNDNLMELVVMADAFRRSSASRITAVIPYFGYARQDRRPRSARVAISAKVVADMLTVVGIDRVLTVDLHADQIQGFFDIPVDNIYGSPVLVDDIEDQRFENLMIVSPDIGGVVRARAVAKSLGVDLAIIDKRRPKANQSEVMHIIGDVEGRTCVLVDDMVDTAGTLGHAAKALKDHGAAKVYAYCTHPVLSGRAIENIENSVLDELVVTNTIPLSAAAQACSRIRQLDIAPVVAEAVRRISNEESISAMFR, from the coding sequence GTGTCCAAGATGATGGTCTTCACGGGGAACGCCAACCCCGATCTGGCGCGTCGCGTCGTACGTCAACTGCATATTCCCCTCGGTGATGCCTCTGTAGGCAAATTCTCCGACGGTGAAATCAGTGCTGAAATCAATGAAAATGTCCGCGGCAAGGACGTCTTCCTGATCCAGCCGACTTGCGCACCGACCAACGATAACCTGATGGAACTGGTGGTGATGGCTGACGCCTTCCGCCGTTCCTCGGCGTCCCGCATCACCGCGGTCATCCCCTACTTCGGCTATGCCCGCCAGGATCGCCGTCCGCGCTCCGCTCGCGTGGCCATCAGCGCCAAGGTAGTGGCTGACATGCTGACCGTAGTCGGTATCGACCGTGTACTCACCGTCGACCTGCACGCCGACCAGATCCAAGGCTTCTTCGACATTCCGGTGGACAACATCTACGGCTCCCCGGTCCTGGTCGATGACATCGAAGACCAGCGCTTCGAAAACCTGATGATCGTTTCCCCGGACATCGGCGGCGTGGTTCGTGCCCGTGCCGTCGCCAAGTCTCTCGGCGTTGACCTTGCGATCATCGACAAGCGTCGCCCGAAGGCCAACCAGTCCGAAGTCATGCACATCATCGGCGACGTCGAAGGCCGCACCTGCGTGCTGGTCGACGACATGGTCGACACCGCTGGCACCCTGGGCCACGCTGCCAAGGCCCTGAAGGACCATGGCGCCGCCAAGGTCTACGCCTACTGCACCCACCCGGTGCTGTCCGGCCGCGCCATCGAGAACATTGAAAACTCCGTGCTGGACGAGCTGGTGGTGACTAACACCATCCCCCTGTCCGCCGCGGCACAAGCCTGCTCGCGTATCCGTCAGCTGGATATCGCGCCGGTTGTGGCTGAAGCGGTCCGCCGCATCAGCAATGAAGAATCGATCAGCGCGATGTTCCGCTAA
- a CDS encoding type II toxin-antitoxin system prevent-host-death family antitoxin, whose product MRVVNVSDARSNLKKVIDEVSDDSDFTIISRRNAPDAVLLSLDSFNSLMETVHLLKSPANAANLARSLAQLESEKTVMHELVEDDEQPPCKDANPPILADVAVSLTDFDRDPMATIRKGQGEAVVILNLNEPVFYVVPPARYLAMLEQIEDLRLAELVHARQGEPTVVVEIEELLAQSPTTPSEHPL is encoded by the coding sequence ATGCGCGTAGTCAACGTCTCTGATGCCCGCAGCAACCTGAAGAAAGTCATCGATGAGGTCTCAGACGACTCGGACTTCACCATCATTTCCCGTCGCAATGCGCCGGACGCCGTGCTGCTTTCGCTCGACAGCTTCAACAGCCTGATGGAAACCGTCCACCTGCTGAAGTCCCCGGCTAACGCCGCCAACCTGGCGCGATCCCTGGCTCAACTGGAATCCGAAAAAACGGTAATGCACGAGCTGGTAGAAGACGACGAGCAGCCTCCCTGCAAGGACGCGAACCCTCCGATCCTTGCGGATGTCGCCGTCTCTCTGACCGACTTCGATCGTGATCCGATGGCGACCATCCGCAAGGGGCAGGGCGAAGCCGTCGTTATCCTCAATCTTAACGAGCCGGTCTTCTATGTCGTTCCACCTGCACGATACTTGGCAATGCTGGAGCAAATCGAAGACCTCCGTCTGGCTGAACTGGTGCACGCTCGCCAGGGGGAGCCGACGGTGGTGGTAGAGATCGAGGAGTTGCTTGCCCAGTCGCCCACTACGCCATCGGAGCATCCGCTATAG
- a CDS encoding DMT family transporter produces the protein MPQQNSRAVGLAWLGLLVASVFWAGNALVARAFHDAIPPFSLAFWRWTLALVILLPFVALPLWEHRSALRHAGWRLLVVAALGISTYSVLLYFAARTTVAINLTLLNTCLPLATFIGAGVLLNEWPPRRAWLGMAVATAGLLVLIAQGRLAQLAALSFNPGDLIMLLAVFDWALYTLLLRRWNSYFKLPPLVLLGALVACGVPMLLPFYLLELASGQRFELSAENFAAIGYTGVAASLLAYLLWNQGIRVLGVAKAVLTNYLMPVFTALLGYLLLGEGLQAYHWFGGTLIFAGLLLATRPSLR, from the coding sequence ATGCCGCAACAAAACAGCCGGGCTGTCGGTCTGGCCTGGCTCGGCCTGCTTGTGGCCAGCGTTTTCTGGGCCGGCAACGCCCTCGTCGCCCGTGCCTTCCACGACGCCATTCCGCCCTTCAGCCTGGCCTTCTGGCGCTGGACCCTGGCCCTCGTCATCCTCCTGCCCTTTGTTGCCCTGCCCCTGTGGGAGCACCGCAGCGCCCTGCGCCATGCTGGCTGGCGCCTGTTAGTGGTCGCAGCACTGGGTATCAGCACCTACAGCGTGCTGCTCTACTTCGCCGCGCGCACCACGGTGGCCATCAACCTCACCCTGCTCAACACCTGCCTGCCGCTGGCCACCTTCATCGGCGCCGGTGTGTTGCTCAATGAATGGCCACCTCGGCGCGCGTGGCTCGGCATGGCCGTGGCGACTGCTGGCCTGCTGGTGCTGATTGCCCAGGGACGGTTGGCGCAACTGGCCGCGCTGTCGTTCAACCCGGGTGACCTGATCATGTTGCTCGCCGTGTTCGACTGGGCGCTGTACACCCTGCTGCTGCGCCGCTGGAACAGCTACTTCAAGCTGCCGCCTCTGGTGCTGCTGGGGGCTCTGGTGGCGTGCGGCGTGCCCATGCTGCTGCCGTTCTATCTGCTGGAGCTGGCCAGCGGGCAGCGTTTCGAACTCTCCGCGGAAAACTTCGCTGCCATTGGCTACACCGGCGTCGCTGCCTCGCTCCTGGCCTACCTGCTGTGGAACCAGGGCATCCGCGTGCTGGGTGTGGCCAAGGCCGTGCTCACCAACTACCTGATGCCGGTGTTCACCGCGCTGCTGGGCTACCTGCTGTTGGGCGAGGGTTTGCAGGCTTACCATTGGTTTGGCGGGACATTGATCTTCGCCGGCCTGCTGCTGGCGACACGCCCCTCGCTGAGGTAA
- the lolB gene encoding lipoprotein insertase outer membrane protein LolB produces the protein MRLRNLLAAGALILLTGCSALTPRETLEGQGNQASWNAHKTQVSTLDGWQISGKVGIRAPKDSGSGTLFWLQRQDYYDIRLSGPLGRGAARLTGRPGNIELEVANQGRYQAESPEALLEEQLGWRLPVSHLLWWVRGLPAPDTRSRLTLDGDSRLSRLEQDGWRVQYLSYVEQNGFALPERIKLSGENLDVTLVIKDWQPRQLGH, from the coding sequence ATGCGTTTACGTAATCTCCTGGCGGCCGGTGCGCTCATCCTGCTCACCGGCTGCTCCGCCCTCACTCCCCGCGAAACCCTCGAAGGCCAGGGCAACCAGGCCAGCTGGAACGCCCACAAGACCCAGGTCAGCACCCTCGATGGCTGGCAGATCAGTGGCAAGGTGGGCATCCGCGCACCGAAGGACTCCGGCAGCGGCACCCTGTTCTGGCTGCAGCGCCAGGACTACTACGACATCCGCCTGTCCGGCCCCCTGGGCCGTGGTGCCGCGCGCCTGACCGGGCGCCCGGGCAATATCGAGCTGGAAGTGGCCAACCAGGGCCGCTATCAGGCCGAATCCCCCGAAGCACTGCTGGAAGAGCAACTCGGCTGGCGCCTGCCCGTCTCGCACCTGCTCTGGTGGGTCCGCGGCCTGCCCGCACCCGACACCCGCAGTCGTTTGACCCTCGACGGCGATAGCCGCCTTTCCCGCCTGGAACAGGACGGCTGGCGCGTGCAGTACCTCAGTTATGTCGAACAGAACGGCTTTGCCCTGCCCGAGCGCATCAAGCTCAGCGGCGAAAACCTCGACGTCACCCTGGTGATCAAGGACTGGCAACCGCGCCAGCTCGGCCACTGA